From a region of the Dongshaea marina genome:
- a CDS encoding conjugal transfer protein TraD, with translation MVDSILDLNEPGRVIEVTECEALELGAFEETALSEVEALDASEGWEDADGCEQ, from the coding sequence ATGGTGGATTCAATTCTGGATTTAAACGAGCCGGGCCGGGTCATTGAGGTGACGGAGTGTGAAGCTCTGGAGCTTGGGGCATTTGAGGAGACGGCGCTCAGTGAAGTGGAGGCGCTGGATGCCTCAGAGGGATGGGAGGATGCCGATGGCTGCGAGCAGTAA
- a CDS encoding ArdC family protein codes for MAASSKKPYYEQISEQLIEQLKAGTAPFQKPWEPGTLMMPHNPVSGTRYRAGNAFWLSMQGRNDPRWMTYKQAQSIGAQVRRGESGTLVQYWKFEEKVPKKDAQGKPVLDKDGKKVMVTVRLDKPRCFSAIVFNAEQVDGLKPLEKKELAWDRHQRAEKIIRGSGVTILHDQADRAFYRPGTDSIHLPPRPQFPSADRYYHTALHEVGHASGHKSRLDRDLGGTFGSERYAKEELRAEIASLMIGERLEIGHDPGQHAAYVGSWIKALKDDPKEILRASKDAEQICEYVMSRELEKSVSVKPEPSLQKPVREPVKERELPQAEKTSEPTMEL; via the coding sequence ATGGCTGCGAGCAGTAAGAAGCCCTATTACGAGCAAATTTCAGAGCAGCTGATTGAACAGCTCAAGGCGGGAACCGCTCCCTTTCAGAAACCTTGGGAGCCCGGGACACTGATGATGCCCCACAACCCAGTCTCAGGCACCCGCTACCGGGCGGGGAATGCCTTCTGGCTGTCGATGCAGGGACGAAACGATCCCCGCTGGATGACCTACAAGCAGGCTCAGAGTATCGGGGCGCAGGTTCGCCGCGGTGAGAGTGGCACCCTGGTGCAGTACTGGAAGTTTGAGGAGAAGGTTCCTAAAAAGGATGCGCAGGGCAAGCCGGTACTCGATAAGGACGGCAAAAAGGTGATGGTGACCGTGCGGCTGGATAAGCCCCGCTGTTTTTCAGCGATCGTTTTTAATGCCGAGCAGGTTGACGGACTCAAACCACTGGAGAAAAAGGAGCTGGCCTGGGATCGGCACCAGAGAGCCGAAAAAATTATCCGAGGGTCCGGGGTTACGATTCTGCACGATCAGGCCGACCGGGCGTTCTACCGTCCGGGGACCGATTCGATTCACCTGCCGCCCCGGCCTCAGTTTCCCTCGGCAGATCGCTACTACCACACGGCGCTCCATGAAGTGGGACACGCCAGCGGCCACAAATCGAGGCTGGATCGGGATCTGGGCGGCACGTTTGGCTCAGAGCGCTACGCCAAAGAGGAGCTTCGGGCGGAAATCGCCTCGCTGATGATTGGGGAGCGACTGGAGATTGGTCACGATCCGGGGCAACACGCCGCTTACGTGGGCAGCTGGATTAAGGCGCTTAAGGACGATCCCAAAGAGATATTGCGAGCCTCAAAGGATGCGGAGCAGATCTGTGAGTATGTGATGTCCCGGGAGCTTGAAAAATCGGTCTCTGTGAAGCCCGAGCCCAGTCTCCAGAAACCAGTTCGGGAGCCAGTCAAAGAACGGGAGCTTCCCCAGGCCGAGAAAACCTCTGAACCCACCATGGAGCTTTAG